From Streptomonospora salina, the proteins below share one genomic window:
- the rplI gene encoding 50S ribosomal protein L9 — MKLILTQEVTGLGAPGDVAEVKDGYGRNYLLPRGFAIRWTRGGQKQIDSIRRARQAREIRSLEDAQQIAERLNSMRVKLNQRAGDGGRLFGSVTANDVAEAVKAAGGPEVDKRRIEIRNPIKSVGDHKVQIRLHPEVSATIAVQVIGV; from the coding sequence GTGAAGCTGATTCTGACCCAAGAGGTCACCGGCCTCGGCGCCCCGGGCGACGTCGCCGAGGTGAAGGACGGTTACGGCCGCAACTACCTGCTGCCCCGCGGTTTCGCCATTCGGTGGACCCGCGGCGGGCAGAAGCAGATCGACTCGATCCGCCGCGCCCGCCAGGCCCGGGAGATCCGCAGCCTGGAGGACGCCCAGCAGATCGCGGAGCGTCTGAACTCGATGCGCGTGAAGCTGAACCAGCGCGCCGGCGACGGCGGCCGGCTGTTCGGCTCGGTCACCGCCAACGACGTCGCCGAGGCCGTGAAGGCGGCCGGCGGCCCGGAGGTCGACAAGCGCCGGATCGAGATCCGCAATCCGATCAAGTCGGTGGGCGACCACAAGGTGCAGATCCGTCTGCACCCTGAGGTCAGCGCCACCATCGCGGTCCAGGTCATCGGCGTCTGA
- a CDS encoding MATE family efflux transporter yields the protein MSALLSAPPFRHPHDREIFRLAVPTFFALVSEPLFLLSDTAIVGTLGTAPLGGLGVAGQILMTLANLCIFLAYGTTSAVARRFGAGEAASGLRSGIDGLWLALIIGAAVLALGYPAAPWLIEALGASPEVAPHALTYLRISLLSAPGLLIVMAGTGVLRGLQDATTPLVVAVGANLANIGLAALLVLVLEQGIAGSAWATVVAQSAGAAVYVAVVLRAARRHGVSPAPSAEGLRSALGAGAALFVRTVSLRAVLLVCTAVAARLGDPEIAAHQVATQIWSLLVFAMDAIAIAGQAIIGRYLGASDTSGARAATRRMLEWGVLSGLLFTVAVFAVRPWAPLLFTDDPQVHRLLLATLVVVALMQPLSGVVMVLDGILMGAGDQRYLAWASFWTMLVFLPCAAAVQYGFSAESDPGLVALWCAFAVWMAARGATLGLRARGDAWLVVGAARP from the coding sequence ATGTCCGCTCTCCTCTCCGCGCCGCCCTTCCGCCACCCCCACGACCGCGAGATCTTCCGGCTGGCCGTGCCCACCTTCTTCGCCCTGGTGTCCGAGCCGCTGTTCCTGCTCAGCGACACCGCCATCGTGGGCACCCTGGGAACGGCACCGCTGGGCGGCCTGGGTGTGGCCGGACAGATCCTGATGACACTGGCCAACCTGTGCATCTTCTTGGCCTACGGCACCACCTCGGCCGTGGCCCGCCGCTTCGGCGCCGGAGAGGCCGCCTCCGGACTCCGCAGCGGCATCGACGGGCTGTGGCTGGCGCTGATCATCGGCGCGGCCGTCCTGGCACTGGGGTACCCGGCCGCGCCGTGGCTGATCGAAGCCCTGGGAGCCTCGCCCGAGGTCGCCCCGCACGCCCTGACCTACCTGCGCATCAGCCTGCTCAGCGCACCCGGCCTGCTGATCGTCATGGCCGGCACCGGCGTCCTGCGCGGACTCCAGGACGCGACGACCCCGCTGGTCGTGGCGGTAGGGGCCAACCTGGCCAACATCGGGCTGGCGGCGCTGCTCGTGCTGGTCCTGGAACAGGGGATCGCCGGATCCGCATGGGCCACGGTCGTCGCCCAGAGCGCCGGCGCCGCCGTCTACGTCGCCGTGGTGCTGCGCGCCGCCCGCCGGCACGGAGTCTCCCCCGCTCCCAGTGCCGAAGGCCTGCGCTCGGCCCTCGGCGCCGGGGCGGCACTGTTCGTGCGCACCGTCTCGCTGCGCGCCGTACTGCTCGTATGCACCGCGGTCGCCGCCCGCCTCGGCGACCCCGAGATCGCCGCGCACCAGGTCGCCACGCAGATCTGGTCGCTGCTGGTCTTCGCGATGGACGCCATCGCGATCGCCGGCCAGGCCATCATCGGCCGCTACCTGGGCGCCTCCGACACCTCCGGTGCCCGCGCCGCGACCCGCCGCATGCTCGAATGGGGCGTTCTCTCCGGCCTGCTGTTCACGGTCGCGGTGTTCGCGGTGCGGCCGTGGGCGCCGCTGCTGTTCACCGACGACCCGCAGGTGCACCGCCTGCTGTTGGCCACGCTCGTCGTCGTGGCTCTCATGCAGCCGCTGAGCGGCGTCGTCATGGTGCTCGACGGGATCCTGATGGGCGCCGGCGACCAGCGCTACCTGGCGTGGGCGAGTTTCTGGACCATGCTGGTGTTCCTGCCCTGCGCCGCCGCGGTGCAGTACGGCTTCTCCGCGGAGTCCGATCCCGGCCTGGTGGCCCTGTGGTGCGCCTTCGCCGTATGGATGGCCGCCCGCGGAGCGACCCTGGGGCTGCGGGCCCGCGGGGACGCCTGGCTGGTGGTCGGCGCGGCACGGCCCTGA
- a CDS encoding replicative DNA helicase, whose product MSVAEHPPENTGSGFERTPPHDIMAEQSVLGGMLLSKEAITQVVEIVRSADFYRPAHQTVFDVTVDLFSRGEPVDAISVNAELTKRGEIARVGGAPYLHTLTEAIPTAANAGYYARIVSDRAVLRRLVEVGTRIAQIGYSGDGEVDDLVDHAQAEIHRVAEKRTGEDYLPLSDIMPGALDEIEAISAHDGSMTGVPTGFTDLDQLSNGLHPGQMVIVAARPAVGKALALDTPLPTPHGWTTMGDVAVGGELVAADGTPTRVVAATEVMRGRPCYELEFADGTAVVADARHQWPTLREGSGGPVHGLATTGELAAELEHAPAGGGPAGIAIAARRPGENTAAESGCRAAAAARTPGAAALLDPQPVDGSAGRGGAPHRVIAARRVASVPVRCVQVDHPDRLYLATRARIPTHNSTLALDFARAASIKNQLTSVFFSLEMGRNEIVMRLLSAEARVALHTMRSGLMTDDDWARLARRMGEVASAPLFIDDSPNLSMMEIRAKCRRLKQQHDLKLIVVDYLQLMSSAGRVESRQQEVSEMSRSLKLLAKELDVPVIALSQLNRGPEQRTDKKPQVSDLRESGCLTADTRILRADTGAETTIGELYASGARDVSVWSLDETLRLVPQTMTRVFHSGTKQTFRLRLTSGREVTASGNHPFLTYDGWKPLERLAPGDRLSVPRRVPEPERVCAWPDDEVVLLAHLIGEGAFVRGQPVRYASIDEANLQAVTRAAAHFGAAPVRGEDAAARVTTLRLPEPYRVSRGSPDPVAQWLDGLGLFGLRSHEKFVPEGVWNLPKEQIALFLHHLWATDGCAHWDEKAGHARIRYASTSRRLVDDVSRLLLRFGIMTRIRTVAEEGDRPGYRLVVDGPDAQRRFLEEVGVYGERGKQARSCLERVSGTQDDTNLDTVPVQVWDRVGTALSERGMTHREYAAQTETQHCGSALRTTAPSRPRLQRVAAVLDDSDLEMLATNDVFWDEIAEIEPLGEQEVFDATVAGTHNFVAGGINVHNSIEQDADMVVLLYREDAHDKESPRAGEADIIVAKHRNGPTATVTVAFQGHYSRFVDMAPG is encoded by the coding sequence GTGAGCGTCGCCGAACACCCGCCGGAGAACACCGGCAGCGGATTCGAGCGCACACCGCCGCACGACATCATGGCCGAGCAGAGCGTGCTGGGGGGCATGCTGCTGTCCAAGGAGGCCATCACCCAGGTCGTCGAGATCGTGCGGTCCGCGGACTTCTACCGCCCGGCCCACCAGACCGTCTTCGACGTGACCGTCGACCTGTTCTCGCGCGGCGAGCCGGTCGACGCCATCTCGGTCAACGCCGAGCTCACCAAGCGCGGCGAGATCGCCCGGGTCGGGGGAGCGCCGTACCTGCACACGCTCACCGAGGCCATCCCCACCGCGGCCAACGCCGGCTACTACGCGCGCATCGTCTCCGACCGCGCGGTGCTGCGCCGCCTCGTGGAGGTCGGCACACGCATCGCCCAGATCGGCTACTCCGGCGACGGCGAAGTCGACGACCTGGTCGACCACGCCCAAGCCGAGATCCATCGCGTCGCCGAGAAGCGCACCGGCGAGGACTATCTGCCGCTCAGCGACATCATGCCGGGGGCTCTGGACGAGATCGAGGCGATCTCCGCCCACGACGGCTCCATGACCGGTGTGCCCACCGGGTTCACCGACTTGGACCAGCTCTCCAACGGACTGCACCCGGGGCAGATGGTCATCGTCGCCGCACGCCCGGCCGTGGGCAAGGCGCTGGCGCTGGACACCCCGCTGCCCACCCCGCACGGCTGGACCACCATGGGCGACGTCGCCGTGGGAGGCGAGCTCGTGGCCGCCGACGGCACACCCACGCGGGTGGTCGCGGCGACCGAGGTGATGCGCGGGCGGCCCTGCTACGAGCTGGAGTTCGCCGACGGCACCGCGGTGGTCGCCGACGCCCGGCACCAGTGGCCCACGCTGCGGGAAGGGTCGGGCGGGCCGGTGCACGGCCTGGCCACCACCGGTGAACTCGCCGCCGAGCTGGAGCACGCGCCCGCCGGCGGCGGGCCTGCGGGCATCGCGATCGCCGCTCGGCGTCCGGGGGAGAACACCGCCGCGGAATCCGGATGCCGTGCAGCGGCGGCCGCCCGCACTCCGGGCGCCGCGGCCCTGCTCGATCCCCAGCCTGTGGACGGATCCGCCGGGCGCGGCGGCGCTCCGCACCGCGTGATCGCCGCCCGGCGGGTGGCCAGTGTTCCGGTGCGCTGCGTCCAGGTCGACCACCCCGACCGCCTCTACCTGGCCACGCGGGCGCGGATCCCCACGCACAACTCCACGCTCGCACTGGACTTCGCGCGGGCGGCCTCCATCAAGAACCAGCTGACCAGCGTGTTCTTCAGCCTGGAGATGGGGCGCAACGAGATCGTCATGCGCCTGCTCTCAGCCGAGGCGCGGGTGGCGCTGCACACGATGCGGTCGGGGCTGATGACCGACGACGACTGGGCGCGCCTGGCCCGCCGCATGGGCGAAGTCGCCAGCGCGCCCCTGTTCATCGACGACTCACCGAACCTGTCGATGATGGAGATCCGCGCGAAGTGCCGGCGGCTCAAGCAGCAGCACGACCTCAAGCTGATCGTCGTGGACTATCTGCAGCTGATGAGCTCGGCCGGGCGCGTGGAAAGCCGCCAGCAGGAAGTCTCGGAGATGTCGCGATCGCTGAAGCTGCTGGCCAAGGAGCTGGATGTGCCGGTCATCGCCCTCTCCCAGCTCAACCGCGGACCGGAGCAGCGAACCGACAAGAAGCCCCAAGTCAGCGATCTCCGTGAATCGGGGTGCCTGACCGCCGACACACGGATTCTGCGTGCCGACACGGGAGCCGAGACCACGATCGGCGAGCTGTACGCTTCCGGCGCCCGCGACGTTTCCGTGTGGTCCCTCGACGAAACGCTGCGGCTGGTCCCTCAGACGATGACACGGGTGTTCCATAGCGGCACGAAGCAGACCTTCCGCTTGCGCCTGACGTCGGGACGGGAAGTCACGGCTTCGGGGAACCATCCGTTCCTCACCTACGACGGATGGAAACCGCTGGAGCGGCTCGCGCCCGGAGACCGGCTCTCCGTGCCTCGGCGGGTCCCCGAACCCGAGCGCGTATGCGCGTGGCCCGACGACGAGGTCGTCCTTCTGGCGCACCTCATCGGGGAGGGCGCGTTCGTGCGGGGACAACCTGTTCGATACGCGTCGATAGACGAAGCGAATCTGCAGGCCGTCACCCGTGCTGCCGCTCACTTCGGCGCGGCGCCGGTGCGCGGCGAAGACGCGGCGGCCCGCGTCACGACGCTGCGCCTGCCGGAGCCGTATCGCGTGAGCCGCGGGAGCCCGGACCCCGTTGCGCAGTGGTTGGACGGCCTCGGACTCTTCGGCCTGCGCAGCCATGAGAAGTTCGTGCCGGAGGGGGTGTGGAATCTGCCCAAGGAGCAGATCGCCCTGTTCCTGCACCACCTCTGGGCGACGGACGGCTGTGCGCACTGGGACGAGAAGGCGGGCCACGCCCGGATCCGCTACGCGTCGACGAGTCGGCGGCTCGTGGACGACGTCTCTCGCCTGCTGTTGCGGTTCGGGATCATGACGCGCATCCGAACCGTCGCCGAGGAGGGGGATCGGCCCGGCTACCGCCTTGTGGTCGACGGACCGGACGCCCAGAGGCGCTTTCTGGAGGAGGTCGGCGTCTACGGCGAACGCGGGAAGCAGGCGCGTTCGTGCCTGGAGCGGGTGAGCGGAACGCAGGACGACACTAACCTCGATACGGTTCCTGTACAGGTGTGGGACCGAGTGGGGACGGCCCTGTCCGAGCGTGGGATGACGCACCGGGAGTACGCGGCGCAGACCGAGACGCAGCACTGCGGGAGCGCGCTGCGGACGACGGCGCCGAGCCGTCCGCGGCTGCAGCGGGTGGCTGCCGTCCTCGACGACTCGGACCTTGAGATGCTGGCCACCAACGATGTCTTCTGGGACGAGATCGCCGAGATCGAGCCGCTCGGCGAGCAGGAGGTCTTCGACGCCACCGTCGCAGGGACGCACAATTTCGTGGCCGGCGGGATCAACGTCCACAACAGCATCGAGCAGGACGCCGACATGGTCGTCCTGCTCTATCGCGAGGACGCCCACGACAAGGAGTCCCCGCGCGCCGGCGAGGCCGACATCATCGTCGCCAAGCACCGCAACGGCCCCACGGCCACGGTCACCGTGGCGTTCCAGGGCCACTACAGTCGTTTCGTCGACATGGCTCCGGGATGA
- a CDS encoding transglycosylase domain-containing protein, with protein sequence MSTERRRNAGGRRRASGPPEGARGDGGGRRAGGPAADERAGDRRSRPGSDDSAGFWDDERPRRSRAEAAAGPDDGRRRRAPEQSRQGGGGRRTPAGGARAESGRRAAAGSGGGGRRKTPRGGSGEDDDRGPVRRFFGKVWKPALVVCALMFVTGVAVLGIAYARTDLAKLGQQDNAMLASTSIDYANGEEAATTGEINRVMVTSEDIPREVVNGVLAAEQRKFYEEPGISITGTMRAVLTGGAAGGGSTITQQMARNYYDTLSQERTYSRKLREILIAIKAGQQMPADEILEKYLNTIYFGRQAYGVQAASQAYFGKDVQELNAAEGVFIGSIIQQPGNFENVEEGSDMEDILKDRWEYTRKGLIEMHGDNSELGMPKSEADELEFPETVDYNPGANVTNQEAYIRQAVQQEANRRYGLEPGQLSTGGYSIETSLDPELMKRAGEAFSQTLPDMPEATVQHLASVEPQTGEIKAFYGGEDFSSDPNNSLTLDAQAGSAFKPYVLATGLEQGIGLESTFNGDSPQEFPGIAEPIQNDSNESHGEVDLIESTAKSINTSFVQLAIETTPNAVVTTADDAGVSEDQFETADLGPNIALGTYRVSALDQAAGFATFANGGVHMPQHMITELTDAEGDVVEPDDQAELESGTRAFSQDTAADATYAMTQVVDGGGGESAALPDGRPVAGKTGTSNSAKSAWFVGFTPQLATAVGLSRDDGQKLVIPGVNAIYGGTTSAKIWKDYMTTAMDGKEVQQFPEPVYAGSAERYGPTPTPTATSTEEETEEEEEQEEQEEPEGPTWTPTIPTDPTDEETTECRPEDLPCFDDGGDSGDDSGDGMPGDDDNDDDNDDEESPGTQPGLLSGE encoded by the coding sequence GTGAGTACCGAAAGACGACGGAATGCCGGCGGGCGCCGACGGGCCTCTGGCCCGCCCGAGGGCGCCCGCGGCGACGGCGGTGGCCGCCGGGCCGGCGGCCCCGCGGCGGACGAACGCGCCGGTGATCGGCGCAGTCGGCCGGGCAGCGACGACAGCGCCGGCTTCTGGGACGACGAGCGCCCGCGACGCAGCCGTGCCGAGGCGGCGGCGGGACCGGACGACGGCCGCAGGCGCCGGGCCCCCGAGCAGTCCCGGCAGGGCGGCGGAGGCCGACGCACCCCAGCGGGAGGCGCCCGCGCCGAGTCCGGACGCCGGGCCGCAGCCGGCAGCGGGGGCGGCGGCCGCCGCAAGACCCCGCGCGGGGGCTCCGGCGAGGACGACGACCGCGGCCCCGTCAGGCGCTTCTTCGGCAAAGTGTGGAAACCCGCGCTGGTCGTCTGCGCGCTGATGTTCGTCACCGGGGTCGCGGTGCTGGGCATCGCCTACGCGCGGACCGACCTGGCGAAGCTCGGCCAGCAGGACAACGCCATGCTCGCGTCCACGAGCATCGACTACGCCAACGGCGAAGAGGCCGCGACCACGGGCGAGATCAACCGTGTCATGGTCACGAGCGAAGACATCCCGCGTGAGGTGGTCAACGGCGTCCTCGCGGCGGAGCAGCGCAAGTTCTACGAAGAGCCGGGCATCTCGATCACCGGCACCATGCGCGCCGTGCTGACCGGCGGTGCCGCCGGCGGCGGTTCCACCATCACCCAGCAGATGGCGCGCAACTACTACGACACGCTGTCCCAGGAACGCACCTACAGCCGGAAGCTGCGCGAGATCCTGATCGCCATCAAGGCCGGCCAGCAGATGCCCGCCGACGAGATCCTGGAGAAGTACCTCAACACGATCTACTTCGGCCGCCAGGCCTACGGGGTCCAGGCCGCGTCCCAGGCCTACTTCGGCAAGGACGTCCAAGAGCTCAACGCCGCCGAGGGCGTGTTCATCGGCTCCATCATCCAGCAGCCCGGCAACTTCGAGAACGTCGAAGAGGGCTCGGATATGGAGGACATCCTCAAGGACCGGTGGGAGTACACCCGCAAGGGCCTCATCGAGATGCACGGCGACAACTCGGAACTGGGCATGCCCAAGTCCGAGGCCGACGAGCTGGAGTTCCCCGAGACGGTCGACTACAACCCCGGCGCGAACGTCACCAACCAAGAGGCCTACATCCGCCAGGCCGTCCAGCAGGAGGCCAACCGCCGCTACGGCCTGGAACCCGGCCAGCTGAGCACCGGCGGCTACTCGATCGAGACCTCGCTCGACCCCGAGCTGATGAAGCGGGCCGGCGAGGCGTTCAGCCAGACCCTGCCCGACATGCCCGAGGCGACGGTGCAGCACCTGGCGTCGGTCGAGCCGCAGACCGGTGAGATCAAGGCCTTCTACGGCGGCGAGGACTTCAGCTCCGACCCCAACAACTCGCTCACCCTCGACGCGCAGGCCGGTTCGGCCTTCAAGCCCTATGTGCTGGCGACCGGCCTGGAACAGGGAATCGGACTGGAAAGCACCTTCAACGGTGACTCCCCGCAGGAGTTCCCCGGCATCGCCGAGCCGATCCAGAACGACAGCAACGAATCCCACGGCGAGGTCGACCTCATCGAGTCGACGGCCAAATCGATCAACACCAGCTTCGTGCAGCTGGCGATCGAGACCACGCCGAACGCGGTCGTCACGACGGCCGACGACGCGGGGGTCAGCGAGGACCAGTTCGAGACCGCGGACCTGGGCCCCAACATCGCGCTGGGCACCTACCGCGTCTCCGCTCTGGACCAGGCCGCCGGGTTCGCCACCTTCGCCAACGGGGGTGTGCACATGCCCCAGCACATGATCACCGAGCTCACCGACGCCGAGGGCGACGTCGTCGAGCCCGACGACCAGGCCGAGCTGGAGTCGGGGACCCGGGCCTTCAGTCAGGACACCGCGGCCGACGCCACCTACGCGATGACCCAGGTCGTCGACGGCGGCGGCGGCGAATCGGCGGCGCTGCCCGACGGGCGCCCGGTGGCGGGCAAGACCGGTACGTCCAACAGCGCCAAGTCGGCGTGGTTCGTCGGATTCACCCCGCAGCTGGCCACAGCGGTGGGACTGAGCCGCGACGACGGCCAGAAGCTGGTCATCCCCGGCGTCAACGCGATCTACGGCGGTACGACCTCCGCGAAGATCTGGAAGGACTACATGACCACGGCGATGGACGGCAAGGAGGTCCAGCAGTTCCCCGAACCCGTGTACGCGGGTTCGGCCGAGCGCTACGGCCCCACGCCCACGCCGACGGCCACGTCGACCGAAGAGGAAACGGAAGAAGAAGAGGAGCAGGAGGAGCAGGAGGAGCCGGAGGGCCCGACGTGGACTCCGACGATCCCCACCGACCCGACGGACGAAGAGACGACCGAGTGCCGTCCCGAAGACCTGCCCTGCTTTGACGACGGCGGCGACAGCGGGGACGACAGCGGCGACGGCATGCCAGGCGATGACGACAACGACGACGACAACGACGACGAGGAGAGCCCGGGAACCCAACCCGGTCTCTTGAGTGGCGAGTAG
- a CDS encoding peptidoglycan recognition protein family protein, with protein sequence MSSRDGERTGDGVARRSVLHTAAVAAGGVLLGGAIDLAAPDRAAADARPRIYNRGDWNARKPEDWAAVRSTPPDRIVVHHTATGNSSNRSRDHAFRLSRSIQNYHMDSNGWDDTGQQLTISRGGHVMEGRNRSLQAIGDENHVVGAHTANHNSHTIGIENEGSYMSQTPPRELMTALIETCAWLCLGYGLDPATAIVGHRDFNATNCPGDKLYGMLPGLRTDVRSRLRTLHARLVLRDDSDVPDEHLPTYPEVPDSERRAPFYHGPAIGSEDV encoded by the coding sequence ATGTCCAGTCGGGACGGCGAGAGAACCGGGGACGGCGTCGCGCGGCGCAGTGTCCTGCACACCGCGGCCGTCGCCGCCGGGGGAGTGCTGCTGGGCGGTGCCATCGACCTGGCCGCGCCCGACCGGGCCGCGGCGGACGCCCGGCCGCGGATCTACAACCGCGGCGATTGGAACGCGCGCAAGCCCGAAGACTGGGCCGCGGTGCGTTCGACCCCGCCCGACCGGATCGTCGTGCACCACACGGCCACGGGCAACAGCTCCAACCGTTCCCGGGACCACGCGTTCCGGCTGTCGCGGTCGATTCAGAACTACCACATGGACAGCAACGGCTGGGATGACACCGGGCAGCAGCTCACGATCAGCCGTGGTGGCCACGTCATGGAGGGCCGCAACCGGTCGCTGCAGGCGATCGGCGACGAGAACCACGTGGTCGGTGCCCACACGGCCAACCACAACTCCCACACGATCGGCATCGAGAACGAGGGCTCCTACATGTCCCAGACGCCGCCGCGGGAGCTGATGACCGCGCTCATCGAGACCTGCGCGTGGTTGTGCCTGGGCTACGGGCTCGACCCGGCGACGGCCATCGTGGGCCACCGCGACTTCAACGCCACCAACTGCCCTGGCGACAAGCTCTACGGCATGCTGCCGGGGCTGCGCACCGACGTCCGCTCGCGCCTGCGCACCCTGCATGCGCGGCTCGTACTGCGCGACGATTCGGATGTACCGGACGAGCACCTGCCCACCTATCCCGAGGTGCCCGACTCCGAGCGTCGGGCACCGTTCTACCACGGCCCCGCGATCGGGTCTGAGGACGTCTGA
- a CDS encoding glycosyltransferase family 87 protein — MNGRIGLWLAVLGAAGAVLAYLAKWQCRFGGAWIEGGQYTYGCYSDVFPLYYRDGLGDGAVPYLDVATEYPVLTGGLMFAAARAVSWLPDGIGRAFAYFDLTAAVLGLCLVVAVVGTGCIAGRGGLDGDGGFRPRAALLAGGFVALAPAAVLTGLINWDLLAVALLVSGLVCYARGRMWAAGALIGLATAAKFYPFLVFGPLLVLAVRELWRKEGGPPAADFLRVLAGAVATWAVVNLPVYLAAPHNWATFFRFSQERGTDWGSVYYALGGYGLFDSGDLDLVNATGTGTLVLACAGVALLGLLSRRRPPLEQLVFLVVAAFLMTNKVWSPQFALWLIPLAALAWPRTIRPGAAAALFVLWQAAEVCYFFGIWQHLLHVSQQGDPAVAGAPQGLPFEGYAPVLLGRLGAVAALCALTVADCLRTGRRRP; from the coding sequence GTGAACGGGCGGATCGGACTCTGGCTGGCGGTCCTGGGCGCTGCGGGCGCGGTGCTGGCCTACCTCGCCAAATGGCAGTGCCGCTTCGGCGGCGCGTGGATCGAGGGCGGCCAGTACACCTACGGCTGCTATAGCGACGTCTTTCCGCTGTACTACCGCGACGGGCTCGGTGACGGCGCGGTTCCCTACCTCGACGTCGCCACCGAGTACCCGGTGCTGACGGGCGGGCTGATGTTCGCCGCGGCGCGGGCGGTCTCCTGGCTTCCCGACGGGATCGGCCGCGCGTTCGCCTACTTCGACCTCACCGCCGCCGTGCTGGGCCTTTGCCTGGTGGTCGCCGTGGTGGGCACCGGCTGTATCGCCGGCCGCGGAGGCCTCGACGGCGACGGCGGATTCCGTCCGCGCGCCGCGCTGCTCGCGGGGGGCTTCGTCGCCCTGGCCCCGGCCGCGGTGCTCACCGGCCTGATCAACTGGGACCTGCTGGCCGTCGCGCTGCTGGTCAGCGGGCTGGTCTGCTACGCCCGAGGCCGGATGTGGGCGGCCGGTGCGTTGATCGGGCTGGCGACGGCCGCGAAGTTCTACCCGTTCCTGGTGTTCGGGCCGCTGCTGGTGCTCGCGGTCCGCGAACTGTGGCGCAAGGAAGGCGGACCGCCGGCCGCCGACTTCCTGCGGGTCCTCGCCGGCGCGGTCGCGACCTGGGCGGTGGTGAACCTTCCGGTCTACCTCGCGGCGCCGCACAACTGGGCGACCTTCTTCCGCTTCAGCCAGGAGCGCGGCACCGACTGGGGCTCGGTCTACTACGCCCTGGGCGGCTACGGCCTGTTCGACTCCGGCGATCTGGACCTGGTCAACGCGACGGGAACGGGCACTCTGGTGCTCGCCTGCGCCGGGGTCGCACTGCTGGGCCTGCTGTCGAGGCGGCGCCCCCCGCTGGAGCAGTTGGTGTTCCTGGTGGTGGCGGCTTTCCTGATGACCAACAAGGTGTGGTCGCCGCAGTTCGCGCTGTGGCTGATCCCGCTGGCCGCCCTGGCCTGGCCGCGTACGATCCGCCCGGGTGCGGCCGCGGCCCTGTTCGTCCTGTGGCAGGCGGCCGAGGTCTGCTACTTCTTCGGGATCTGGCAGCACCTGCTGCACGTGTCGCAGCAGGGCGATCCGGCCGTGGCCGGGGCGCCGCAGGGCCTGCCGTTCGAGGGGTACGCTCCGGTGCTGCTCGGGCGCTTGGGAGCGGTCGCGGCGCTGTGCGCGCTGACGGTCGCCGACTGCTTGCGGACGGGCCGTCGACGGCCGTGA
- the rpsR gene encoding 30S ribosomal protein S18, producing the protein MAKPAARKPKKKVCLFCQEKLTYIDYKDTTLLRKFISDRGKIRARRVTGNCTQHQRDVATAIKNAREMALLPYTSTAR; encoded by the coding sequence ATGGCGAAGCCGGCAGCGCGCAAGCCCAAGAAGAAGGTTTGCCTGTTCTGTCAGGAAAAGCTGACCTACATCGACTACAAAGACACCACTCTGCTGCGCAAGTTCATCTCCGACCGGGGCAAGATCCGTGCCCGTCGGGTGACCGGCAACTGCACGCAGCACCAGCGCGACGTCGCTACTGCGATCAAGAACGCCCGCGAGATGGCGCTGCTGCCCTACACCAGCACCGCTCGCTAA
- a CDS encoding single-stranded DNA-binding protein codes for MAGETQITLVGNLVDDPELRFTPSGAAVANFRVASTPRIFDRQAGEWRDGESMFLTCSVWRQYAENVAETLQRGMRVIVQGRLKQRSFETKEGEKRTVYEIDVDEVGPALRSATAKVTKVQRQGGQGGGFGGGGGGGQQGGGGYGNQGGGFGGSQGGRSGPPAEDPWSTGGGGGFSDEPPF; via the coding sequence ATGGCAGGCGAAACCCAGATCACGCTCGTCGGCAACCTCGTCGACGACCCGGAGCTGCGATTCACTCCCAGCGGTGCCGCGGTCGCCAATTTCCGCGTCGCATCGACACCGCGCATCTTCGACCGGCAGGCCGGCGAATGGCGCGACGGTGAGTCGATGTTCCTCACCTGCTCCGTTTGGCGGCAGTACGCGGAGAACGTCGCCGAAACCCTGCAGCGCGGCATGCGCGTCATCGTGCAGGGCAGGCTCAAGCAGCGCTCCTTCGAGACGAAGGAGGGCGAGAAGCGGACCGTTTACGAGATCGACGTCGACGAGGTCGGACCTGCGCTGCGCAGCGCCACCGCGAAGGTGACCAAGGTGCAGCGCCAAGGCGGCCAAGGCGGCGGTTTCGGCGGCGGCGGTGGCGGCGGCCAGCAGGGCGGCGGAGGCTACGGCAACCAGGGGGGCGGCTTCGGCGGCTCCCAGGGCGGCCGCTCCGGCCCTCCGGCCGAGGACCCCTGGTCCACCGGCGGCGGGGGCGGATTCTCCGACGAGCCCCCGTTCTAG
- the rpsF gene encoding 30S ribosomal protein S6 — protein sequence MRRYEVMVILDPSLDERTVSPSLEQFLGVVRNDGGTVEKVDVWGKRRLSYDIAKNSDGIYAVVDLTAEPKTVKELDRQLGLTESVLRTKVLRPAAH from the coding sequence ATGCGTCGTTACGAAGTTATGGTCATCCTCGACCCCAGCCTCGACGAGCGCACGGTGTCCCCGTCGCTTGAGCAGTTCCTGGGAGTCGTCCGCAACGACGGCGGCACCGTCGAGAAGGTCGACGTCTGGGGGAAGCGCCGTCTTTCCTACGACATCGCCAAGAACTCCGACGGCATCTACGCGGTGGTCGACTTGACGGCCGAGCCCAAGACCGTCAAGGAGCTCGACCGCCAGCTCGGACTCACCGAGTCCGTCCTGCGCACCAAGGTCCTGCGGCCCGCCGCGCACTGA